Proteins co-encoded in one Bremerella sp. TYQ1 genomic window:
- a CDS encoding 3-deoxy-D-manno-octulosonic acid transferase, with the protein MLTWLLNFVYLGLIAVLSPFLLWAAAFKGKYRAGFAAKFFGVVPSRPENSTQHFWLHAVSVGEVNLLAPLLKELQQTYPDATFHITTTTKAGHDLAITKYAEHTVSYAPLDFSWAVKRAYRRIQPEAVLLAELELWPNLIRFADPHGAKIAVVNGRLSEKSHRGYRRIRFLVGSLLKKLDWIGAQDEAYAARFRDLGAHAERVTVTGSIKFDGITPDRANPQTIAFRQLAGLRPEDIVWLAGSTQNGEEPIILDAFQLAQQQVPNLKLLLVPRHPHRFDEVAQWLQSQNISFLRRSQLAEPAACENDVLLVDSVGELSAWWGTAEIAFVGGSLGNRGGQNMIEPAAYGSAVAVGPNTWNFKDVVEKLRSAEALTVVHDADSLADFVVKAALDSSWRANQGHRARDTVLAQQGATARTIAGLKPLLDPPRIVKFRSAA; encoded by the coding sequence ATGCTCACCTGGCTACTCAATTTCGTCTACCTTGGATTGATCGCGGTCCTGTCTCCCTTTCTGCTCTGGGCCGCCGCTTTCAAAGGGAAATACCGCGCAGGGTTCGCTGCCAAGTTCTTTGGCGTAGTACCAAGCCGTCCGGAAAACAGCACGCAGCATTTCTGGCTGCACGCAGTGAGCGTGGGCGAAGTCAACTTGCTCGCTCCCCTGCTGAAAGAACTGCAGCAGACTTACCCTGATGCAACGTTTCATATCACCACCACCACGAAGGCTGGGCACGATCTGGCGATCACCAAGTATGCCGAACATACGGTCAGCTACGCGCCGCTCGATTTCTCTTGGGCGGTGAAACGTGCGTATCGCCGTATCCAACCCGAGGCGGTCTTGCTGGCCGAACTGGAACTGTGGCCCAACCTGATCCGCTTCGCCGATCCGCATGGCGCTAAGATCGCCGTTGTGAATGGCCGCCTGAGCGAAAAGAGCCACCGCGGTTATCGCCGGATTCGCTTCCTCGTCGGCTCGCTGCTGAAAAAGCTCGACTGGATCGGAGCGCAGGACGAAGCGTACGCCGCACGGTTTCGCGACTTGGGGGCGCATGCCGAGCGTGTCACGGTGACCGGTTCGATCAAGTTCGACGGCATCACGCCTGACCGAGCCAATCCCCAAACAATCGCGTTTCGCCAACTGGCAGGGCTGCGTCCGGAAGATATCGTCTGGCTCGCCGGCAGTACGCAAAATGGCGAAGAGCCGATCATTCTCGACGCGTTTCAACTCGCCCAACAGCAAGTCCCGAACTTGAAATTACTGCTCGTGCCGCGGCACCCCCATCGCTTCGACGAAGTGGCACAGTGGCTTCAATCGCAGAACATCTCGTTCCTTCGCCGCAGCCAACTTGCGGAACCAGCCGCATGTGAAAACGACGTCTTGCTGGTCGACAGTGTCGGCGAACTTTCGGCCTGGTGGGGAACCGCGGAAATCGCTTTCGTGGGGGGCAGCCTCGGCAATCGGGGTGGGCAAAACATGATTGAACCGGCCGCCTACGGCTCGGCGGTCGCCGTGGGCCCGAACACGTGGAACTTCAAAGATGTCGTCGAAAAGCTTCGTTCCGCCGAGGCGTTGACGGTCGTTCATGACGCCGACAGCCTGGCCGATTTCGTCGTAAAAGCCGCTCTCGACTCGAGTTGGCGTGCCAACCAGGGGCATCGCGCAAGAGACACGGTACTCGCTCAGCAAGGAGCGACCGCGCGTACGATCGCCGGCCTCAAGCCGCTGCTCGATCCGCCACGGATCGTCAAGTTCCGTTCGGCCGCCTAA
- a CDS encoding preprotein translocase subunit SecA: MEKLEQIWEKISLFFGGLLSGFERLITSMFGSSNARYIKKLQGLVDAINELEPKYEALSDDELRDQTRLFKQRLASGETLDDILVEAFAVGREAGKRYLGMRHYDVQLIGGIVLHRGNVAEMVTGEGKTLVATLPAYLNAIEGKGVFVITVNDYLARRDMEWMAPLYRGLGLTVNAIQNDMTVRDRQQAYSCDITYGTNNEFGFDYLRDNMRPAARGDERFPKDYQQSQGRLHYAIIDEVDNILIDEARTPLIISGPANMSKDKYGDADRIARTLKKELHFVVNEKDRTTNLTEEGVREAERLAGVESFYTSGNMEWPHLIDNSLRAHYLYQLDVDYVVEDGKIVIIDVHTGRKMEGRQWSDGMHQAVEAKEGVKIKEETQTLATITLQNFFKLFDKLSGMTGTAMTEAGELWKIYELDVIAIPTNREMQRITYTDVIFMTEQEKYEAVADEIERTIKWDVVMFKNGDEMWGDILEEKEDTIQIHPKGQKQPTTIDRSKIKAIQYKGRPVLVGTVSIEKSERLSRLLDKRGIKHDLLNAKQHKREADIVAQAGRIGAVTIATNMAGRGTDIIMGGNPETMAWAQLQHKYPTRLEVPQEEWDALVNEIEQREQMKAMGKKVKELGGLHVIGTERHESRRIDLQLRGRCGRQGDPGSSRFFLSLEDDLMRIYFGDWAKNFIQRMPAAMRPQPGDAIESKMIMRRIEGAQKKREEQNFEARKNLLEYDEVMDEQRKRVYGFRQQILEGGDSRDLIMDMVREQIEYHVRMFLEKDFGYETFAKWAGSELSCELNTRDIRGMDYPAAETYAKDMAERAAASNIMASIDENLPDSEDESEWNWGAMARFANSQWKLNLNDRDLKKVGRDHVDELLITKARESIEKVDLSEGEKFLDKDFGLVTLNHWCKYKFGFNIDVEQLREKPAKAAIEMVHEKAIEVYDQKEAEYPVLTGMYKFSDKSGGHARLNREALLEWAANRFETPLNAEEFKSKQREEIHQLLIPLSEKHKRIALDKMKAVHEKVEQLYADNSESQTLSVISGGNGQMGSLNAWIQQNIETEIPDTELEQFDKAQLESRLIREVYERYRPEMTRMERSVLLELIDNAWKDHLLAMDHLRSAVSFVGYAQVDSKVEYKREGMRLFDQMWRSVGERVTDLVYKIENLNEEFVSSTWKESEARHESASSMGDMARQQEEAISNSQGEVEVTAPIRNVGEKIRRNDPCPCGSGKKYKACCMKQEQAK; encoded by the coding sequence ATGGAGAAACTGGAACAGATTTGGGAAAAGATCAGCCTCTTTTTCGGCGGTCTTTTGAGCGGCTTTGAACGACTGATCACGTCGATGTTCGGTTCGTCGAATGCCCGCTATATCAAGAAGTTACAGGGTCTCGTTGACGCGATCAACGAACTGGAACCGAAGTACGAAGCCCTTTCGGATGACGAACTGCGCGACCAGACACGGCTCTTTAAACAGCGACTTGCCTCCGGCGAAACGCTGGACGACATATTAGTTGAAGCGTTTGCCGTCGGCCGCGAGGCCGGCAAACGTTATCTCGGCATGCGGCACTACGACGTCCAGCTGATCGGTGGGATCGTTCTGCACCGCGGCAACGTCGCCGAAATGGTCACCGGTGAAGGGAAAACGCTGGTCGCCACATTGCCGGCCTACTTGAACGCCATCGAAGGCAAAGGGGTCTTCGTCATTACGGTGAACGATTACCTCGCTCGTCGTGACATGGAATGGATGGCGCCGCTGTATCGCGGGCTCGGTTTGACGGTAAACGCCATTCAAAACGACATGACGGTCCGCGATCGTCAACAAGCCTACAGCTGCGATATCACCTACGGTACCAACAACGAATTCGGTTTCGATTACCTTCGCGATAACATGCGTCCAGCGGCGCGCGGGGACGAGAGATTCCCGAAAGACTATCAACAATCGCAAGGCCGTCTGCATTACGCGATCATCGACGAAGTCGACAACATTCTGATCGACGAAGCCCGGACCCCGCTGATCATCAGTGGTCCGGCCAACATGAGCAAGGACAAGTATGGCGACGCCGATCGCATCGCGCGGACGCTGAAGAAAGAACTGCACTTCGTCGTTAACGAAAAAGACCGTACCACCAACCTAACTGAAGAGGGCGTGCGCGAAGCGGAACGCCTGGCCGGGGTCGAGAGCTTCTATACTTCCGGCAATATGGAATGGCCTCACCTGATCGACAACTCGCTGCGTGCTCATTACTTGTACCAGCTGGATGTCGACTACGTGGTGGAAGATGGCAAGATCGTGATCATCGATGTTCACACCGGCCGTAAAATGGAAGGCCGACAGTGGAGCGACGGCATGCATCAAGCGGTTGAAGCGAAGGAAGGGGTCAAGATCAAAGAAGAGACCCAAACGCTGGCCACCATCACACTGCAGAACTTCTTCAAGCTGTTCGACAAGCTGTCCGGCATGACAGGTACCGCCATGACCGAGGCGGGCGAACTGTGGAAGATTTACGAGCTGGACGTGATCGCCATTCCGACCAACCGCGAAATGCAGCGAATCACGTACACCGACGTCATCTTCATGACCGAGCAGGAAAAGTACGAAGCGGTTGCCGACGAGATCGAACGGACGATCAAGTGGGATGTCGTCATGTTCAAAAACGGCGACGAGATGTGGGGCGATATCCTCGAAGAGAAAGAGGACACGATCCAGATCCATCCCAAAGGTCAGAAGCAGCCTACGACGATCGACCGCAGCAAGATCAAAGCGATCCAGTACAAAGGTCGCCCGGTGTTGGTCGGTACCGTCAGCATCGAAAAGAGCGAACGTCTCTCGCGACTGCTCGACAAACGTGGCATCAAGCACGATCTGCTCAACGCCAAGCAGCATAAGCGCGAAGCCGACATCGTTGCCCAGGCCGGTCGAATCGGCGCCGTGACCATCGCCACGAACATGGCCGGTCGTGGTACCGACATTATCATGGGGGGTAACCCCGAAACGATGGCTTGGGCTCAACTGCAGCACAAGTACCCGACGCGTCTGGAAGTTCCGCAGGAAGAGTGGGACGCTTTGGTCAACGAGATCGAACAGCGCGAACAAATGAAAGCGATGGGGAAGAAGGTCAAGGAACTTGGCGGCTTGCACGTCATCGGTACCGAGCGGCACGAGTCGCGTCGTATCGACCTTCAGCTGCGTGGTCGTTGTGGTCGTCAAGGCGACCCTGGTAGTTCGCGGTTCTTCCTCTCTTTGGAAGACGACCTGATGCGGATCTACTTCGGCGACTGGGCCAAGAACTTCATCCAACGGATGCCGGCCGCCATGCGACCGCAGCCTGGCGACGCGATCGAAAGCAAGATGATCATGCGTCGTATCGAAGGTGCTCAGAAGAAGCGCGAAGAACAAAACTTTGAAGCTCGCAAGAACCTGCTCGAATACGACGAAGTGATGGACGAGCAGCGTAAGCGAGTTTACGGCTTCCGCCAGCAAATCCTGGAAGGGGGCGACAGCCGCGATTTGATCATGGACATGGTCCGCGAGCAGATCGAGTATCACGTCCGCATGTTCCTGGAAAAGGACTTCGGCTACGAAACATTCGCCAAGTGGGCCGGCAGCGAGCTTTCCTGCGAATTGAACACGCGTGATATTCGCGGGATGGATTACCCTGCCGCGGAGACCTATGCCAAGGACATGGCCGAGCGTGCCGCCGCGTCGAACATCATGGCTTCGATCGACGAGAATCTGCCTGATAGCGAAGACGAATCGGAATGGAACTGGGGCGCGATGGCCCGGTTCGCCAACAGCCAGTGGAAGCTGAACCTGAACGACCGCGACCTGAAAAAAGTCGGCCGCGATCACGTCGATGAACTGCTGATCACCAAGGCTCGCGAATCGATCGAAAAAGTCGACCTGAGCGAAGGCGAAAAGTTCCTCGACAAAGACTTCGGCCTGGTCACGCTGAACCATTGGTGCAAATACAAGTTTGGCTTCAATATCGACGTCGAACAGCTTCGCGAAAAGCCTGCCAAAGCCGCCATTGAAATGGTGCACGAAAAGGCCATCGAAGTTTACGACCAGAAAGAAGCTGAATACCCTGTTCTGACCGGCATGTACAAATTCAGCGATAAGAGCGGCGGACATGCCCGCTTGAATCGCGAAGCTTTGCTGGAATGGGCCGCTAACCGCTTTGAAACGCCGCTCAACGCGGAAGAGTTCAAGAGCAAGCAACGGGAAGAGATTCACCAACTGCTGATCCCGCTAAGCGAAAAGCATAAGCGGATTGCCCTCGACAAGATGAAAGCGGTCCACGAGAAAGTCGAGCAGCTTTACGCCGACAACTCGGAAAGCCAGACCCTGTCGGTCATCAGCGGTGGCAACGGCCAGATGGGTTCGCTGAATGCTTGGATTCAGCAGAACATCGAAACCGAGATCCCAGACACAGAACTGGAACAGTTCGACAAAGCTCAGCTTGAGTCGCGTCTGATCCGCGAAGTGTACGAGCGTTACCGTCCTGAAATGACACGCATGGAACGCAGCGTTCTGCTGGAACTGATCGACAACGCGTGGAAAGATCACCTGTTGGCGATGGACCACCTTCGCAGTGCAGTCAGCTTTGTCGGTTACGCTCAAGTCGACTCGAAAGTCGAATACAAGCGTGAAGGCATGCGACTGTTCGATCAAATGTGGCGAAGCGTCGGCGAACGTGTCACCGACCTGGTCTACAAGATCGAAAACCTGAACGAAGAGTTCGTCAGCTCGACGTGGAAGGAATCGGAAGCCCGTCACGAATCGGCCTCCAGCATGGGCGACATGGCTCGCCAGCAGGAAGAGGCGATCAGCAACTCGCAAGGCGAAGTCGAAGTGACCGCACCGATTCGGAACGTCGGCGAGAAGATCCGCCGCAACGACCCTTGCCCTTGCGGCAGCGGCAAGAAGTACAAAGCCTGCTGCATGAAGCAGGAACAAGCGAAGTAA
- a CDS encoding MBL fold metallo-hydrolase gives MGVPVVGCLCDVCQSTNPKNKRTRCSVIFGLPEGNLLIDTPPDLRTQLLANGIGVIHAVAFTHSHADHLFGLDDVRLFQFYLGHEVPIYCEPNVDAKIRKVYDYAFSTESQTHVGSRPALDMREIGLDRFDVLGAAVTPIRLQHGPRFEVLGFRVGNIAYCTDVNHIPEESWSKLEGLDVLVLDALRPESHATHFSVEEAVEVAQKLGAKQTYLTHISDRLEHERTNAWLPDGIELAYDGLELPLS, from the coding sequence ATGGGAGTGCCGGTGGTGGGTTGTCTTTGCGACGTTTGCCAAAGCACTAATCCGAAAAACAAACGCACGCGCTGCAGTGTGATCTTCGGGCTGCCGGAGGGGAACCTGCTGATCGATACGCCGCCTGACTTGCGGACGCAGCTTTTGGCCAATGGCATCGGTGTGATTCATGCCGTCGCGTTCACGCACAGTCATGCCGATCATTTGTTTGGCTTAGATGACGTCCGCTTGTTTCAATTTTATCTGGGGCATGAAGTCCCGATTTATTGCGAGCCGAACGTCGACGCGAAGATTCGCAAAGTGTACGACTACGCGTTCAGCACCGAAAGTCAGACGCATGTTGGTTCGCGGCCGGCGCTCGACATGCGCGAGATTGGTCTCGATCGCTTCGACGTGCTGGGGGCAGCCGTCACGCCGATCCGCTTGCAGCATGGCCCACGCTTCGAGGTGCTGGGCTTTCGCGTCGGCAACATCGCTTACTGCACCGACGTGAATCATATCCCGGAAGAAAGCTGGTCGAAGCTGGAAGGGCTCGACGTGCTGGTCCTCGATGCGTTGCGACCAGAGTCACACGCGACCCATTTCTCCGTGGAAGAAGCGGTGGAAGTTGCTCAGAAATTGGGTGCCAAACAGACCTACCTGACCCACATCTCCGATCGGCTGGAGCACGAGCGAACCAACGCATGGC
- a CDS encoding M48 family metallopeptidase: MVEIERKKKLETARQLFIAGDMNGTRSLLKEVISDGLISPAVFSLMASACWELNDLQIAAYYFGKASELNPDSEAISLGLFHCLWNLGKEDDAFEEMKRFLKTNKSEEYTRLLSEINNDA; encoded by the coding sequence ATGGTGGAAATTGAGAGAAAGAAAAAGCTTGAAACCGCTCGCCAGCTTTTCATTGCTGGAGACATGAATGGTACACGTTCTCTGCTGAAAGAAGTCATTTCGGACGGGCTGATTTCACCTGCGGTGTTTTCGTTGATGGCGAGTGCGTGCTGGGAGCTTAACGATCTTCAAATCGCAGCGTACTATTTTGGGAAAGCATCAGAATTGAATCCAGATTCGGAAGCGATCTCACTCGGACTATTCCATTGCCTGTGGAACCTTGGCAAGGAAGACGATGCATTTGAAGAAATGAAGCGATTCCTAAAAACAAATAAATCAGAGGAGTACACCAGACTCCTGTCTGAGATTAACAATGACGCGTAA
- the metK gene encoding methionine adenosyltransferase: protein MASGKYLFTSESVSMGHPDKMADQISDGILDALLAQDPNSRVACETMVTTGVAIVAGEITTQARIDYQDVIRQVIRDIGYTSDDMGFNADTCAVMVTLDRQSPDIAQGVNDDSAKGKEIGAGDQGLMFGYACNHTPELMPLPVALSHRILNRLTEARQNGEVDWLRPDSKSQVTVEFDGDRPVGIHTVVVSTQHADGIDNETIRNFVIDKVIKPVLPEEFLDNDIIFHINPTGKFVVGGPMGDCGLTGRKIIVDTYGGWGRHGGGAFSGKDSTKVDRSAAYMGRYVAKNIVAAGLADRCEVQLAYAIGVTDPVSVHIDTFGTGKVDDEKIADIVKETFPLSPGGIIDYLNLRRPIFRATAAGGHFGRDEFPWEATDKAEELAKQAGVTVSA from the coding sequence GTGGCTTCCGGAAAGTATTTGTTCACTAGCGAATCGGTCAGCATGGGTCACCCCGACAAGATGGCCGACCAAATCTCCGACGGCATCTTGGACGCTCTGCTCGCTCAAGACCCAAACAGCCGCGTGGCCTGCGAAACCATGGTCACCACCGGTGTTGCCATCGTCGCCGGTGAAATCACGACCCAGGCTCGTATCGACTATCAAGACGTCATCCGCCAGGTAATCCGCGACATCGGTTACACCAGCGACGACATGGGCTTCAATGCCGACACGTGTGCCGTCATGGTAACGCTTGATCGCCAAAGCCCCGACATCGCCCAGGGCGTTAACGACGACTCGGCCAAGGGCAAAGAAATCGGCGCCGGCGACCAAGGCCTGATGTTCGGTTACGCTTGTAACCACACGCCTGAACTGATGCCACTGCCGGTTGCTCTTTCGCACCGTATCCTCAATCGCCTGACCGAAGCTCGTCAGAACGGCGAAGTCGATTGGCTGCGACCTGACAGCAAGAGCCAAGTCACCGTCGAGTTCGATGGCGATCGCCCTGTCGGCATCCACACCGTGGTCGTTTCGACTCAGCACGCCGACGGCATCGACAACGAAACGATCCGCAACTTCGTCATCGACAAAGTCATCAAGCCGGTTCTGCCGGAAGAGTTCCTCGATAACGACATCATCTTCCACATCAACCCAACCGGCAAGTTTGTCGTGGGTGGCCCAATGGGCGACTGTGGTTTGACTGGTCGTAAGATCATCGTCGACACCTACGGTGGTTGGGGTCGTCACGGTGGTGGTGCATTCAGTGGCAAGGACTCGACCAAAGTCGACCGCAGTGCCGCCTACATGGGCCGCTACGTTGCCAAGAACATTGTTGCTGCCGGCCTGGCCGATCGCTGCGAAGTTCAGCTTGCTTACGCCATCGGCGTGACCGATCCGGTTTCGGTTCATATCGATACCTTCGGCACCGGCAAAGTCGACGACGAAAAGATCGCCGACATCGTCAAGGAAACATTCCCCTTGAGCCCCGGTGGCATCATCGACTACTTGAACCTGCGTCGTCCAATCTTCCGGGCAACCGCCGCAGGTGGTCACTTCGGTCGCGACGAATTCCCTTGGGAAGCAACCGACAAAGCCGAAGAACTCGCCAAGCAAGCTGGCGTGACCGTCTCGGCCTAA